Below is a genomic region from Polypterus senegalus isolate Bchr_013 chromosome 13, ASM1683550v1, whole genome shotgun sequence.
AACCATCTGGGCAAgaaccgtatgctttcagaatccacggtcaaatttatcaccaggtctctcctttatataacaatcctgacacgtcaccacaatacggtcacctatatatcttcgattctgctgaggctaccagtcagcgtttgcaaaaggaatgtaatagcgcttgcagtgacattttgttgcttcaactagacaacatcatacgccaggttaatcccttcgcaaagtcttacatgcaaatgcatgacattatcactcactgttactctgttactgctgcacgaatggtgttcatggaaaatccaggtctggatatgagttGGGAaacgccccgtcctgtcaaactgatgttgctgctttgtaggtgaagatGGGGAACTTCCTGCACAATgcaacatttgcatatatccaaggggagatgcttgcaagcgtatctctgttctcaatatgaactgtgatggtttttccactgctattcccttttggagatccaggctggcacatacaattaacctatgttgagtaaaagcgaaccgcgaaaagaacgcgagtcacacagcttcaattttatgctttcaggcttaccatgagatcttcatttagtgtcttgcatttcagtggcaaactcttccagcaatacatcgtcgacGCATCTGTCAGAACAGAGGGCACGCGTCTACATttccttcgctcacatcaacaaaattggtccgccagttttcagtcacggacgattgtgtattggttcattccgtgcattgttgtaatgttgcatttcttgctaatttattacattaccgatttttcaaatgttaattttctccctgtgcttaaaaatcattaaaaaaccggcctgattatgtggcatatgttatgccgcgggttggctagtatgaactaaaaagagaaattaataactatataataaatacaagaacactttagtttgtttagtttttcatcacttggcagactcttttGCCTACCTACTAGGGGTGTGACGAGACGCTTTCCCCACGAGACAAGACACGAGACTGGGTTCACGagaacgagacgagacttttggagactttttttaaagaaatccttaatgtttaaatatatagcaaaaatagccttttatttaactgaaaaacacaaaatgcaaaaaatgcatgtccattttgaaatcaactttttgaaataaaacttcTATTTTGATGAATGATATGCAGTAATAACATGTAAacactgtaaaatattttgccacaAACTGATAGGCAATTAAttgcacaataaaattaaatagtataaataaaaataaataataaacaacacaaatatcCCTTTACGTGCAATTAACCATAATTAGTGTAACTATCAAAGTAGTGCTGTCTTAAAACTCAGAGtgcaaaacaatgaacaaaattttCTTAAGCATGGAAAAAGAGCTAAGACGTAGGTAATGAGGTAATGACCTATACAGAACAGCCTAAGATATGGTCATGTTCTTTTTTAAGAATATaagcatgtctacattttctggcaGCAATTGTGACCTCTGGGCAGTGACTATGTCTCCTGCAGTTGAAAAGACACGCTCACTTGGAACAGAGGTCGCAGGAATGGAAAGATATTCTTTGACAAGTGGAGACGGCAAAGGATATTTGGAGCTGTTTTCTCTCCACCTTGTCAGAGGGCAGCAACTAAGTGGGATAGATGCTTCTCTTCTGTAAAGTTCAGTTTCCCTCTCAATTCCTTTGCTGGGCTGTTCTGTCTTCAAAAAAGAGTCCCCTAGCAGATCCTCAAGTGCTGTCTTCTTGGAAGCAGGTTCCTCGTCTGACTCAGCTCTGCCTTCAGCTTCAAGAGCCCCCTCGCCCCATGTGTGGAACAATGAACTGATGCCTCTTCCTTGCGCTCCATACTCTTCTCATCTGTGGGCTTCAAGCAGCAGAAACACTGGCTTTAACATTAGCAAGCAGCAAAGCAGTCCCCCTCTCTCTTTTAACACAAATACACTCACTCTGATGCTCTCAtgtttacaacacacacacacaaatacagcatGAACctattaaatcaattaaaatttagtACTGGAAACATAAATCttctaggggaaaaaaaaatcaagtcaatgaTACCTGGTTTTGCTGCAACTGTTCCACCCTTTTCTGTATCCTCTGAAAGACTGCCTCACGCTGAATGCAGTCTAGCTGCGGTAGAGACTGGAATCTTGGGTCCAACGCAGTGCTCTCCAGCAGGTAGTTGTATACATCCCCACTGTATCTGCCTGAAATATTGCTGAGAATTGCTCTCTTTGTGTCGGCCACAGTGGGGGAATCACTGTCATTTGGTGCCATGTTTTGTTCTATCATGTTCTTCAGTGGCACGATGAGAGACACTGTGGGCCTCTTCTCTTCACACAAGACAGTGGTAGCTGTCTTTAAAGGATTCAGCAGCTTCACAAGAAATTCGGCATTGACAATGTCGCAGGTATCCAGTGTGTCAATGTTTCGGgcattttgtcttatttctgGGCTGGTGAGCGCAGCCTGCTGCTCCAGGTAACGAACCAGCATATCCAATGATGAATTCCATCGCGTGGTGACGTCCATTATTAATTTGTGCGGTGGCAGTTGTTGCAGCTTCTGCTTAGACTTCAGTACCGTGGCAGCTGTCGAACTCTGGTGAAAAAAAGCAGTTACACGTCTCACCCGCCCGAGCAAACGAGCGACACGCACAACACCGAGGCCAGCCTGTGTAGCGAGATTTATTGTGTGCGCGAAGTATTTGATGTGCGGCTCAAATCCTGCCTCGCACACAGCCACATCCATATTACGCGCATTGTGTGTTACAATAGCGATGCAATGGTTTGGCTTTTTAAGACCCCACTGTGTGACAGCTTCTAGTAAAACTTCAGCGACGTTTTCCCCTGTGTGTGATTCAAAAAGTGGGCGCGTCTGCAGTACAAAATGTACCATTTCCCAGTTACTGTTGATAATGTGGGCTGTAATTGTGATATAGCTCTGTGTACACCTAGAAGTCCAACCGTCAGTAGTTATGGCGATGGTTTCTGCCTCTTTCAGAGCCTGTACAACGTTTACCTTGCACTCTTTGTACAGGGTCGGGACCACCGTGCGAGTAAAATATGCGCGTGACGGGATGGCATACTTTGGTTCCAGTGTGTGGATGAGTCGCCGAAATCCCAGATTTTCCACCACAGAAAATGGTCTCATATCGGCTGCAATTAAAACGCAGATGTCTCTTGTTATTGTCGTGGCTCTTGCATTGGATGGTGGAAGTTTAGCTGCAAAGGCATTTGTTATGGTTGTTTGCCCTTTTATGCGAACTGAATTGCTTTCCATTTTCTTCACAGGTGCAGCTTTTAGTAACGAGCTGTGGTTGTTTTCTAAATGCTTTTGCATAGTGCTTGTGTTAGCAGAGGTGTACGGTATTAATTTCTTACAGTGTTTGCAAattgtctttgtcattttttcgCCATTTCTTATTTCCACaaggaatccaaaatgttgccacacCAATGATTTAAATGTCGCGGGCGCATCTTCTATCCTTACTTCTTCCTCACACTCCATCATGCCAATTCTCGCGAGACCAGATGCATTTCGCCAGACAAATCTGATCTCGCGAGATCTCGTACCACTACCTACCTATAGTTCAGTAGAGGCGTTAccaggttgaaaatactgttaatgactttttaaaaaaaaacaaaaaaaaaaaactacatattcctcatataactgcttattacattttaataaaaatctacgaaatttgaattgaattacaCCTTGATATAgaacaagcgcaaagaaaggaGGCACagtaaattgctttttatttcacACTCTTTTTACATGCCCATATTTGGCTTGCTGTTtcaccacaaatgctgtgtgaacacctgcCCTCCATCACCAGCCaccattcactggatgaatatatgcggatGGCTTGTGGCGGATGACTTTCTCTTtcagagttaaaagttacaagggttaaagactaatggcaagaatattcattcaaaaatgaaaactaaaaatatttttactaaattatcatttttatttcagttagtcattACTAGTCATCTACTTTAATAGTTTagcttttgttaattattttgtttgtttctactaaaatgtttttttagtaatagtttcagtttttattttagttttcgttaactttAATAACCTTGGCTCTttgtaacatttctgttttctaaTTCAAAATATGAGCTACTATACTAAACACATGCTTACGTATTGTCCATACTCCCACAATAAGTGTctgctgtaattaaaataaaaaaataaatatggctgGTCTCATCAGAGAAGTTTCTCTTTTAATTTCTACCAAAGATATCGTTGGGggcggtttatacttcacacttaAAAAGCGCACAcgtcatggctgccacgcattcccagcgttcatttgatgcgccTTCTCAGCACGTCCTCTGAAATTAACGAGATGCGTgtacaagttgcagtaccagcaaaaagtcgtggGGTGCAATGCGatcaagttggaatgtgatgtccgAGTCTCTATATACCacctacatgtgacagaaagccgctttacaaatcctacaggatcgatgtgcgtgcttcgatgtttgatgaatggtttgatgtggtgaagcaaaatgctgacatacaaatccAGTTTTGTGGTGCTTGTATATTCAAGTGTAGGATACTCCCCAACATAATGGCAAGATACATTTTAAACGACTCCAATTAcaatcttctgtgctgtctttttttaattttttctcttcataacagcatcagaatatatggcagtgtatttgagccactgagaaaaaaaattaaggacgcAGTGAAAAGGtcttttttgtgattaaagtggaaattttgactttaatctcaatgtccactttaacctcatagtttattatcattaaatagatactttattactcagtggaacaggacagtgacagcagtctgtcgctgaagctgcttctctgtctggagatgatacggtttagtggatgcagtggattctccatgattgacaggagcctgctcagcgcctgtctctctgccacggatgtcaaactgtccagctcggtgcctacaatagagcctgccttcctcaccagtttgtccaggcgtgaggcatcccacttctttatgctacctcacCATCACACCACTGCCTTGAAGAGGTCGCTCGCCACaaacgtctgatagaacatctgcagcatcttattgcagatgttgaaagacatcAGCCTTCTAACAAATTATAGTCGGatttgtcctctcttgcacagagcatcagtattggcagtccaatccaatttataatccagctgcactcccaggtatttgcaggtctgcaccctctgttcacagtcacctctgatggtcACGGGGTCCAGGAGTGGCCTGGTCCtccaaaaatccaccaccagctccttggttttgctggtgttcagttgtaggaggtttgagtcgcaccatttaagaaagtccttgattaggttcctgtactcctcctcctgcccactcctgatgcagcccacgatagcagtgtcgtcagcgagcttttgcatgtggcaagactccaagttgtattggaagtccgatgtatataggctgaacggGACCGGATAAactacagtcccctgcagcactcctgtgttgctgaccacagtgtcGGGACCTGCAGTTCTCGAGACACATATACTGAGGTGTGTCTgcaagatagtccacgatccatgccaccaggcatgaatctactcccatctctgtcagcttgtccctaaggagcagaggttggatggttttgaaggcgctagagaagtccagaaacataattcttacagcaccactgccttagtccaagtgagagagggatcggtgtagcatatagaggatggcatcctccgctcccgtcctcttctggtatgcgaactgcagagggtcgagggcgtggcggccctgtggcctcaggtggtaaaaCAGCAGctactccatggtcttcatcacatgtgatgtcagagcgacagacCAGAAGTCAATCAGCTCACTagtaaagtagaccatcgtaaacttcatcttaaaaccaaccctgttgttaatcgctacgtgcttctggaGCTTTCTCCTGAACTGACAACAGCAATTACAacatagaacacattaaatgcatgatattccagctctctgcacatttagaagcCTTAGATTTATActagatatcactttcatgatgaaatgaattaaagtatgTGTGGTACATTTTACAGagaaattgttaacttcatttaaataatgaatactattgTTAATTACAATAAATGCAACTTTCATTTTGTTGGCAGTCTTGGAGTCTCCAACTGTCTCATCATTGGGTCTTTTCCTGTTTTTAAAGAAGCTCTCAATTGGTATTTGTTTTATACTCATTTTAGCTAGGGGTAGCTTGTGGACTTAATTTATCAAACATCAGAACTAATGGAAATGATGGGGGCATTGTTGAACGATGAGTGGTCAcagttattaaaagtaaacaaCAGTTTATTGTACACCACAATCAAATAAATCTGCACGCACATCCAAATCTTACTTAATACCTCTTGCCCTACTTTCTTAACTACAGTGGTTATCAAGGTACATGAGCAACATAACATATTCACTGTGCTACATCCTCCCTCTTTAACTTTGTTCCTTATTTCAAAGTACATGAAGAAGTTTGCTTAAATACTTTCTTTAAACACATTCAAGAATTAAACATTATATCAACCCTTCAACATAGCCTGTCAAATTTAAGTATAAATGCTTATGTGAGTGTTTCTTTGCCTGAATGTGCAGCCGCTATGAAAATATGGTGTTCCTGTTCAAACACACCAGTTCTCTGTGACATTGCCTTCAAACATTAGAGATTTGGTTGTATGAAATCCTTCTGCCATGCAGTCAATGTATATTCAGTTACTATGCACACTTCAGTCACTCATAGCACTTCTATGAAACTTTGTTACTGATGACTTCTTCACCATGTTGAATGACGAGTTATCACAGTTATTGAAATTTATCAACAGTTAATTGTACACCACAAACAAATAAATCTGCATGCACATCAAAACCTTACTTAATACCGCCCCTCCTACTTCCTTACCTACAGTGGCTGTTAAGATACATAAACAACAGAACATAGTCATTGTTGTGCCGACAT
It encodes:
- the LOC120541955 gene encoding zinc finger BED domain-containing protein 4-like codes for the protein MDVAVCEAGFEPHIKYFAHTINLATQAGLGVVRVARLLGRVRRVTAFFHQSSTAATVLKSKQKLQQLPPHKLIMDVTTRWNSSLDMLVRYLEQQAALTSPEIRQNARNIDTLDTCDIVNAEFLVKLLNPLKTATTVLCEEKRPTVSLIVPLKNMIEQNMAPNDSDSPTVADTKRAILSNISGRYSGDVYNYLLESTALDPRFQSLPQLDCIQREAVFQRIQKRVEQLQQNQPTDEKSMERKEEASVHCSTHGARGLLKLKAELSQTRNLLPRRQHLRIC